TTGTTACCGTTACATATGGTCGATTCAAAAAACCCATACTGTTCTCCTCCACCAAGAGATTATGTTATTTCCTGCCGAAGGTTGATTGAAAGATAAGAGACCGTGCATCCATAGAGTGTGCCGGCAACACCGAGCAAAAGGTTGTTTTCCAGAAAAAAGGCAAGAAGAATTGCCGTTGCGGAGAGCAGGAGCAGTGTGAGCTGGGTGAAGGCTCTTTTCATGACAGGCTCACCCAGCAGCGCTGAGAGTGCACGCTCGCTTCTGAGGGTTTCAAGTGAATTGGAACGGATAATTGAGGGTATGACAATGTAGATCATGCCTATGAAAGAGAAGGTTATCCATCCGAGCAGTGCCGCATGGGTATGGGAGTGATAGATCCACATCCTGTCGAAACGCAGGGGTGGGATGGTGCCAAAATGAATCCCCTTGAGAAAGAAGATATTCATGATACCATAGGCGCTTGTCGCAAAAAGAAGGGCAAGACCGCTCAACAAAAAGGCAAGTGCCGGATGGGGAAAATTTTTATGGAAAAAGTTGTACAGGTAGAGGGTGAAACCGCCGAAGAGCGCCATGACACCAAAGAGCAGAATATGGCTGATCAGCATCATACCCAGATAATATTCGGCAAGAATAACAATCAGAAAGAGCAGAACTCCACCAACAAAAACATAAAACCAGAGGCTGAAAAGGCGTTTGACCAGCTCCCGTTTGGATGAGCGACTCCAGGCATAGGTATAGAGAAAGCCCATTACACTGATGCTGAGAGGAAAAGAGGAGCCAAGAAAATAGGAGGACTGGGTTACGAAAAACGGAATGAGCCATTGATCGGGAAAAGCCTCTTTGAGACCAAGGGTGAAGAGTCCAATATTGGCAACAAGCAGAAAAAGAACATCAAAAATATAGTAACGCACCGAAACCTCTTTCCATATTTTCGAAACCGAAAGGGTGGTGAAAATTTCCCTGAGCGGTGCAACCACCGCAATGATCAGCACCAACCCGGTGAGTGCTTTCAGCAATGGCCACTCCATGGCGATGGCAACCGTAATCATGACAAGAGCGATCAGAATCAGAATGATATAACGCAGTTGCCTGAAGGGATCGACCTTCAGTTCGGGATAGATTGCTGCTGTGAGGTAGCGATTGAGAATCAGAATGGCAAGATTGCCGAATCCGATAAAGAAGATATAGGGGTGGAGCTTCAGAAGGAAGAGATTGGCCATCAGAGCGCCTGCCGCACCAAAAAGAGAGGCGAGGGCGATGACCGTTACTGAAACAGAGAGAAAAAGCCGGGCAACAGTATTTAACTCTCCATCAAAATGGCGCAGATTCATTCAGGTGAGATGGTTTAATTTTTTTAGCTCCAGCAAGGCAATCGCCGAGAGTGCAAGCAAGGAAATATTCAGTGTCAGGGGATTGAACGGCAAGGTGAACAGCTCCGGTTCAAACAGGGCAACAAAAAGAAGAAGCCCTGTCAGCGCTGCAATATTGAGCAAGAAAACCCATTGCGAGCGAGCAACAAGCAGAAAAAGTCCGAAGAGAATTTCAGCAGCCCCTATCCAGAAAACAGCCTCACAGGCCCACTGATAAACAGGAATCAGGTGACCAAGCAGATCAATTTCACCCTTGCTCTGACAGGCAATTTTTGGCACAGCACCCTGATAGACCCATGAAAAGGCAAGAGCCAGACGGCAAATCAACAGTGACGGTGTCTGGTTTACAAAAAAGCGCATTGCTTCCCCCTTTCATCAACGGAATTATACATATACATAAATACTACATTCACGGCTTGCGTTTCAGTCTGGCTAACTTCCGGCTCATTCGGTCAAACCAGACATAGACTACAGGAATCACCAACAGGGTAAGAAACATCGAGCTGGCCAAACCGCCGACAAGAGCAACAGCAAGACCGGATTTCCATTCAGAGCCGGAACTTCCCGAAAGTGCAATCGGCAGAAGTCCAAAAATCAGGGTCAGGGTGGTCATGAGAATCGGGCGTAACCGCTCCCTGGCAGCTTCAATAATCGCCACAGAAAGCTCCATACCCTCAAGACGGAATTTATTGATAAAATCGACCAGAAGTATTGCATTTTTTCCTACAAGTCCTACCAGCATAATAATACCGAGAATCGTGAAGATACTGAGCGATTTGCCGGTAAGGGCAAGGGCAAAAAGGGCTCCGATAAGGGCCAGCGGAATGGAAAACATGACCACCATCGGCCAGATCCAGGAATCATAGAGCGCTACCATGATAAGATAAACAAAGATAATTGCAACAAGAAAGGAGAGCAGAAGAGTTGAATTCGACTCTCCCTGCCGTTTCAAATCAGATTCATAGGCGTAGGAAACCGTTGAGGGCATGAAACCACTTTTTTTCATATTCCCCATAATGCGCTCAATCTCCTTGCCGATGCTGCCAACAGGACGCCCGATAACCTGTGCCTTTACCCAAACGGCATTGTTGCGATCCTTACGCTGCAACTGGGTATAACCCCGATCCTGCTCAAAGGAGACAAACTGTCCAAGACGAACCAGATCGCCCTCGGGCGTACGGAAGGTAATTTCGGAAAGGGTGGCGGTACCTTGACGGTAGTATTTGTCGAGCATAACCCTGATATCATATTCGTCACCTCCATCCCGGAATTTACCAGCTTCATCTCCGGCATAGGCTGTGCGGAGGGCTGCTCCAACATCGGCAATGGTGAGGCCGAATGATGCCATTTTTTCGCGGTCAACGACGATGCGCATCTCCGGACTCCCTACCTGTGAGGTAAGCTTGACGTCGGCTGTGCCTGCAATCGTTTTGACGCTGTCTCGCAACGCTTCAGCCACCCGTGTTACCTGACTTCTGAGGGGCCCGCTGAGAATAACAGCAACTGGTGTCTCATTGGCGGTTCCGAAGATACCAATCGGGTTGATGCTTGCCTTGAGCCCCGCAATATCCTGCAGGTTGATGCGGATTGCCTGCATGATGGCATCGGTCGATCGGCTTCGTTCCTCCTTGGGGGAGAGCCTGACGTTGATTTCTGAAATATTGTCTGCACTCTGGTTGAAAAACCCTTCGTTCGACGCACCAACATTGACCATCACTTTTTTAACTTCGGCCATTGCGGTAAGACGACGTTCCACACTTCTTGTCACCCGATTGGTCTCTTCAAGGGGTGTCCCTGGTTCAAGTTCCAGCATGACAGCAAATTCTCCACGGTCGGAGACGGAGATAAACTCTCCTCCGATAAAGCCGAAAAAGGGAAGAAGAAAAGAGGAAAAAAGCAGAATGATTGCGCTGAAAAAAACTTTCCGTGGATTGCGGAGACTCCATTGCAGAAGATTGAGATAGCCCTCCCTCAATCGCTGGAAGCTGTTTTCAAAAGCGATGGCGAAACGTTCGAAGATGTTCTTGCCTGAAAACTTTTCAACTTTGGAGAAGCGTGATGCAAGCAGTGGCGTCAGGGTGAAGGAGACAAAAAGACTGACGAGGGTTGATATGACCATGACTACGGAAAACTCGCGCAGGATATTGCCGACAATACCGCTTACCAGTGAAAGCGGAAGAAAAACGACCACATCGACAAGGGTGATGGAGAGTGCGGTAAAGCCAATCTCGTTTCTGCCGGTAAGGGCTGCATGGCGTGGCTCTTCACCGCGTTCAAGATGGCGATAAATATTTTCAAGTACGACAATGGAGTCGTCCACCAGAACTCCCACTACCAGCGAAAGGGAGAGGAGGGTCATGAGATTGAGGGAAAATCCGAAAGCATACATCCCGATAAAGGTGGTCACCAGCGATGTCGGAATGGAGACAAGGACAATCAGGGAGTTGCGCAGACTGTGCAGAAAGAGCATCATGACCAGTGCAACAAGAAGAATGGCGAGCATCAGGTCATGCTGTACGGCAGTAACGGCCTCAAGCGTAAAGGTAGAGGCATCCTGTGCAATATCGAACGAAAGGTTCTTGCTGTGGTAGAGCGCTGTAAGGCGGGAGAGCGTTGCCCTTGTCAGGCGGCTGACATCAACCGTGTTGGCATCGCTCTGTTTCATGACCATAATGCCGACAGCACTGCGTCCGTTCACCCTGGTAAGGGTTGTAATCTCCTTGAAGCCATCCTCGACTTCGGCAACATCACGAAGTGTCACGGTTCCGGTAGAGGAGGAGCGGAGCACCAATGCTCCCAGCTCTTCAAGGCTCGTGAATTTACCGGCAAGCCTCACCACAAATTGCTTGTCGCTATCATCAATTTTACCGGTTGGGAAATCAATATTGGCCTTTCCGACCTCTTTAAGCACATCGGGAATGGTGAGACTGTAACTTTGAAGCCGTTCAAGATCGATATTGACCTTGATTTCACGCTCACGTCCTCCGAGCAGATAAACCTGGCCTACTCCCGCTATGCTTGCAAGCTGGGGCTTGATATCATCCTTGAGGAGTTGATAAAAATCGGTATCCGGTAACGATGAGGTTGCTCCGATACGCAGTACCGGAACCTCATCAAGCGCAAAACGGGTAATGACCGGAGCCTTTGCCTCATCGGGAAAACTGTCGCGCACCTCGTTGATCTTGCGCTGTGCGTCCTGCAATGCCTTTTCAATATTGGCAGAGTTGGAAAACTCGATGGCAACGACCGACAGACCTTCGGTTGAGGTCGAGGTTATGGAGGAGATTTTTTCGATAGCGGAGACAGCCTCCTCAACCGGTTTGGTCAATGAGGTCTCAACTTCACCCGGCGAAGCCCCTGGATAACGGATGGATATGGTAACAACAGGTGGCGTCATTTTTGGCAGCAGTTCGTACTGCAGTTGCCTGTAGCTGAAGAGGCCGAGAATACCAAGCACGGTGAAGATAACGACAATGAGCGTCGGTCGTTTTATGGAGAGCTCTGTCAGTGTCATGGCGCTGCAGGGTTCTTCTTCTGGTCAATAACAACCACTTCAGAGCCGTCATGAAGCTCGTTCTGGCCGCTGATGACCACACTCTCGCCCACCGAGAGTCCACCAAGAACCTCAAGCTGCTTCTGCAACTCCATTCCTGCAACAAAAGGGGTCAAAAAAGCCTTGCCGTTGCGGACAACAAAGAGTTCGGGTTTTCTGATTCCGGAAACAAGTGCAACACGCGGAACAAGAATGGCCTGACGCTCACCCGTGCCTTTCAGGAGTACCCTGGCAAACATGCCGGACCTGAACATGCTCTCTGCAGAGTTCTGCAGCACAACTTCAACCCTGAAGGTGTGGTCACGACCCGCCTTGTCGCTCACTGAACTTACTTTGCCACTGAAAACTTTCCCTCGATAAAGATCGCTGGTAACGGTCAGCAGTGTGCCTGGCACAAATTTGATGATCTCCCGCTCAGGCACAAAAATAATGACCTTGAGTTTCGAGAGGTCTACCATCTGTGCAACCTTCTTTCCCTCTTGAACCAACTCCCCTTGCTCAATAAATCGAGCAGTTACCACACCTGAAAAAGGGGCTTTCACTCGGGTATCGCTCTGTTTTCGGGTGGCCGCTATAAACTCGGCTTCCGCCTCTTCGAGTTGCAACTGCACGCTTTCATAGGCTGAAAGTGCTACAGCGCCTTCACTGTAGAGATTTTTGTAACGTTCAACGTCTCGCTTCGCCTGACGGTAGTGTGCATCGGCTTTCCTTTGCCGGGCGGTGGTTAGTTCATCATCAAGAGTAAACAAAGCCTCTCCGGCCTTTTTCGAGCTC
The DNA window shown above is from Pelodictyon phaeoclathratiforme BU-1 and carries:
- a CDS encoding DoxX-like family protein, whose protein sequence is MRFFVNQTPSLLICRLALAFSWVYQGAVPKIACQSKGEIDLLGHLIPVYQWACEAVFWIGAAEILFGLFLLVARSQWVFLLNIAALTGLLLFVALFEPELFTLPFNPLTLNISLLALSAIALLELKKLNHLT
- a CDS encoding efflux RND transporter periplasmic adaptor subunit; the encoded protein is MKNPITIAGMLKQHKLAAVVLLATLFLALFWYSQHREPSKGAAKRADERIPVSVALITKAAVQDSFSTVGTVEALREADIFSESAGLVRKVSAEPGSSKKAGEALFTLDDELTTARQRKADAHYRQAKRDVERYKNLYSEGAVALSAYESVQLQLEEAEAEFIAATRKQSDTRVKAPFSGVVTARFIEQGELVQEGKKVAQMVDLSKLKVIIFVPEREIIKFVPGTLLTVTSDLYRGKVFSGKVSSVSDKAGRDHTFRVEVVLQNSAESMFRSGMFARVLLKGTGERQAILVPRVALVSGIRKPELFVVRNGKAFLTPFVAGMELQKQLEVLGGLSVGESVVISGQNELHDGSEVVVIDQKKNPAAP
- a CDS encoding efflux RND transporter permease subunit, with amino-acid sequence MTLTELSIKRPTLIVVIFTVLGILGLFSYRQLQYELLPKMTPPVVTISIRYPGASPGEVETSLTKPVEEAVSAIEKISSITSTSTEGLSVVAIEFSNSANIEKALQDAQRKINEVRDSFPDEAKAPVITRFALDEVPVLRIGATSSLPDTDFYQLLKDDIKPQLASIAGVGQVYLLGGREREIKVNIDLERLQSYSLTIPDVLKEVGKANIDFPTGKIDDSDKQFVVRLAGKFTSLEELGALVLRSSSTGTVTLRDVAEVEDGFKEITTLTRVNGRSAVGIMVMKQSDANTVDVSRLTRATLSRLTALYHSKNLSFDIAQDASTFTLEAVTAVQHDLMLAILLVALVMMLFLHSLRNSLIVLVSIPTSLVTTFIGMYAFGFSLNLMTLLSLSLVVGVLVDDSIVVLENIYRHLERGEEPRHAALTGRNEIGFTALSITLVDVVVFLPLSLVSGIVGNILREFSVVMVISTLVSLFVSFTLTPLLASRFSKVEKFSGKNIFERFAIAFENSFQRLREGYLNLLQWSLRNPRKVFFSAIILLFSSFLLPFFGFIGGEFISVSDRGEFAVMLELEPGTPLEETNRVTRSVERRLTAMAEVKKVMVNVGASNEGFFNQSADNISEINVRLSPKEERSRSTDAIMQAIRINLQDIAGLKASINPIGIFGTANETPVAVILSGPLRSQVTRVAEALRDSVKTIAGTADVKLTSQVGSPEMRIVVDREKMASFGLTIADVGAALRTAYAGDEAGKFRDGGDEYDIRVMLDKYYRQGTATLSEITFRTPEGDLVRLGQFVSFEQDRGYTQLQRKDRNNAVWVKAQVIGRPVGSIGKEIERIMGNMKKSGFMPSTVSYAYESDLKRQGESNSTLLLSFLVAIIFVYLIMVALYDSWIWPMVVMFSIPLALIGALFALALTGKSLSIFTILGIIMLVGLVGKNAILLVDFINKFRLEGMELSVAIIEAARERLRPILMTTLTLIFGLLPIALSGSSGSEWKSGLAVALVGGLASSMFLTLLVIPVVYVWFDRMSRKLARLKRKP